In Bacteroidales bacterium, a single genomic region encodes these proteins:
- a CDS encoding carboxypeptidase-like regulatory domain-containing protein, with product MKGPYLLSILFTLLLVANGHAQTTQDSTIIETNKSRFANKELKGLVLDIDKQTALPYANIYVLHKSEGAISNENGYFSIDISDPDKTDTICFQYIGYKSKKVLIGQLDTSSVIYLKEEIYNLSETLIFGNPPDPVSIVKKVLKNKESNYQQTTCVRQTFIRERDIADFDSFSLNYKKSTIPELNREALQLFEEKIPKHTTSYTDFLGNIYITKNQEDSVKLKVDPIRTVSLKEKDIDELEQFDTIFENLFTTTEENEYWKFKSGIFSQKIDKTPENPEPVKDTLDENKRKLSYFGRGIESHLGYSLLDNKNQWEFLHETGRYTYSLTGGTSFNGEDVYIIDFKPEDNGLYVGRMYISVNTFALIRADYEYAPGKIGHDVHLLGIGYTETQFSGSIYFEKKGSNYILKYFSKKAGTKVSVNRNLEISKKRKRVLFDKELMDFDIEMDISVRSENSIEYYVLDDREISDSLYEDFKQQEYMDVIYVDQFDDKLWSGFSIIEPTRQMKEYKKQDVNFNE from the coding sequence ATGAAAGGACCATATTTATTGTCAATACTTTTTACATTATTATTAGTTGCTAACGGTCATGCGCAGACAACACAAGACTCAACAATTATTGAAACCAATAAAAGTCGCTTTGCTAACAAGGAACTAAAGGGATTAGTTCTTGACATAGATAAGCAAACAGCTCTTCCTTATGCCAATATATATGTTTTGCATAAAAGTGAAGGTGCAATTAGCAACGAGAATGGCTATTTCTCAATAGATATTTCAGATCCGGATAAAACCGACACCATATGTTTTCAATACATTGGTTATAAATCCAAAAAAGTACTTATTGGTCAGTTAGACACTTCTTCGGTTATTTATTTGAAAGAAGAAATCTATAATTTAAGTGAAACTCTAATCTTTGGCAACCCCCCTGATCCGGTATCAATTGTTAAAAAAGTACTAAAGAATAAAGAATCGAATTATCAACAAACGACCTGTGTCAGGCAAACATTTATCCGGGAAAGAGATATTGCAGATTTTGATTCATTCAGCCTCAATTATAAAAAAAGCACGATCCCTGAGTTGAATAGGGAAGCGTTACAATTGTTTGAAGAAAAAATTCCAAAGCATACTACTTCGTATACAGATTTCCTGGGAAATATTTACATTACAAAAAACCAGGAAGATTCAGTCAAGCTTAAGGTTGATCCTATCAGAACAGTTTCACTTAAAGAGAAAGATATTGATGAGCTTGAACAATTTGATACGATTTTTGAGAATCTCTTTACCACCACGGAAGAGAATGAGTATTGGAAATTCAAAAGCGGAATTTTCAGCCAAAAAATTGATAAAACTCCTGAAAATCCTGAACCTGTTAAAGATACGCTTGACGAGAATAAAAGGAAGCTATCGTATTTTGGTCGTGGTATCGAATCTCACCTCGGCTATAGTTTATTGGATAATAAGAACCAATGGGAATTCTTGCACGAAACAGGCCGATACACATATTCGCTTACCGGTGGTACCAGCTTTAATGGAGAAGATGTATATATCATAGATTTCAAGCCGGAGGATAACGGGCTTTATGTTGGCAGAATGTATATCTCTGTGAATACTTTTGCCTTAATCCGAGCTGATTATGAATATGCCCCGGGCAAAATTGGCCATGATGTACATCTCCTTGGTATTGGATATACAGAAACTCAGTTTAGCGGATCAATCTATTTTGAGAAGAAAGGCAGTAATTATATATTGAAGTATTTCTCTAAGAAAGCCGGTACAAAAGTCAGCGTGAACAGAAACCTGGAAATATCAAAGAAGAGAAAAAGAGTGCTCTTCGATAAGGAACTTATGGATTTTGATATTGAAATGGATATCTCTGTCAGATCTGAAAATTCGATTGAATATTATGTTCTTGATGACAGGGAAATTTCTGACAGTCTATATGAAGATTTTAAACAGCAGGAATACATGGATGTGATATATGTTGATCAATTTGACGATAAATTATGGAGCGGATTCTCAATTATAGAACCTACCAGGCAAATGAAAGAATATAAAAAACAAGATGTTAATTTTAATGAATGA
- a CDS encoding family 43 glycosylhydrolase produces MKRLKKYLLTCLLLVIALHAGAQQKTCCNPVNIDYGYTPIPNFSEWGKHRATADPVIVNYKGDYFLFSTNQWGYWWSSDMVQWNFVPRKFLRPWNEGYDELCAPAVGIIGDTMLVFGSTYTSSFTIWMSTHPKTDDWHPLVDSFAIGGWDPAFFTDDDGRFYMYNGSSNQYPLFGVELDRKTMQPLTTRKEMYILESWRYGWQRFGENMDDTFLDPFIEGAWMTKNNGKYYLQYGAPGTEFSGYADGVIIGDSPLGPFVPQSMPFSCKPGGFARGAGHGATFQDNWSNYWHVSTIAISVKNNFERRIGIWPAGFDADGVMYCNTAFGDYPAYLPTGEADHLKSRFTGWMLLNYQKPVAVSSTYGQYAANFAVDESIKTYWSAATSNENEWIQSDLGAFSTVMAIQINYADQDAEFLGKSLGVYHQYKIFESADGKKWNLLVDKSGNKTDVPHDYVELAKPVKTRYLKLVNIHMPTGKFAISGFRIFGHGSGEKPETVKEFLVLRTEKDKRSAWLRWSPVDNAYGYNIYMGTEPGKLYNSIMVYSANEYWLKSMDREKMYYFTIEAINENGVSVTTPIIKSE; encoded by the coding sequence ATGAAGAGACTCAAAAAATACCTTCTGACATGTCTGCTTCTGGTAATTGCATTGCACGCCGGGGCGCAGCAAAAGACCTGTTGTAATCCCGTAAACATCGACTATGGTTACACACCGATCCCTAATTTCAGCGAATGGGGGAAGCACCGGGCAACAGCCGATCCGGTGATAGTCAATTACAAGGGTGACTATTTTTTGTTCTCGACCAATCAATGGGGATATTGGTGGAGCAGCGATATGGTACAGTGGAATTTCGTTCCCAGGAAATTTCTGCGCCCCTGGAATGAAGGTTACGATGAACTTTGTGCCCCGGCCGTGGGAATCATCGGCGATACCATGCTGGTGTTCGGATCAACTTACACCAGCAGTTTTACGATCTGGATGAGTACCCATCCCAAAACAGATGACTGGCATCCCCTGGTGGATTCCTTCGCTATAGGAGGTTGGGACCCGGCTTTCTTCACTGATGACGACGGCCGGTTTTATATGTACAATGGGAGCAGTAACCAGTATCCGCTTTTTGGAGTCGAGCTTGACAGGAAAACCATGCAACCCCTGACAACCCGCAAAGAGATGTATATCCTTGAATCCTGGCGTTATGGCTGGCAACGTTTTGGGGAAAACATGGACGACACCTTCCTCGATCCGTTTATAGAAGGGGCCTGGATGACGAAAAACAATGGGAAATATTATCTCCAGTATGGCGCTCCCGGAACGGAATTCAGTGGTTATGCCGACGGTGTGATTATCGGGGACAGTCCCCTTGGACCATTCGTACCACAATCGATGCCCTTCAGCTGCAAACCCGGTGGATTTGCCCGTGGTGCAGGACATGGGGCCACTTTTCAGGATAACTGGAGCAATTACTGGCATGTTTCAACCATTGCGATTTCCGTTAAAAACAATTTTGAGAGGCGGATCGGCATCTGGCCTGCCGGTTTCGATGCTGATGGTGTGATGTATTGTAATACGGCCTTCGGGGATTATCCGGCTTATCTGCCAACCGGTGAAGCAGACCATCTGAAAAGCCGGTTTACAGGCTGGATGCTCCTGAATTACCAGAAACCGGTCGCCGTTTCTTCAACTTATGGCCAGTATGCTGCCAACTTTGCCGTGGATGAAAGTATCAAAACATACTGGTCCGCTGCCACCAGCAATGAAAATGAGTGGATTCAGTCCGATCTGGGTGCCTTTTCCACCGTAATGGCAATCCAAATCAATTATGCCGATCAGGATGCGGAATTTCTTGGCAAATCCCTGGGAGTGTATCATCAATATAAGATCTTTGAATCAGCCGATGGAAAAAAATGGAACCTGCTGGTCGACAAAAGCGGTAATAAAACCGATGTGCCACACGACTATGTGGAATTGGCCAAACCTGTCAAAACCCGTTACCTCAAACTGGTGAACATCCACATGCCCACCGGCAAATTTGCCATCAGTGGATTTCGTATCTTTGGCCATGGATCGGGAGAAAAACCGGAGACTGTCAAAGAATTTCTTGTTCTCCGAACCGAGAAAGACAAACGCAGTGCCTGGCTGAGATGGAGTCCGGTTGACAATGCCTATGGCTACAACATCTACATGGGAACCGAACCAGGTAAATTGTACAATTCCATCATGGTTTACAGTGCCAACGAATACTGGCTCAAATCAATGGACAGGGAAAAAATGTATTACTTTACAATTGAAGCGATTAACGAAAACGGGGTAAGTGTTACCACCCCAATCATAAAATCAGAATAA